The following proteins are co-located in the Acipenser ruthenus chromosome 35, fAciRut3.2 maternal haplotype, whole genome shotgun sequence genome:
- the LOC117395355 gene encoding zona pellucida sperm-binding protein 2-like translates to MKYCSHLTDNDFYGARDYPVVKYLRRPLYFEVELLYSRDPQAELFLDNCWATYSADRNSSPKWDVVVDSCENSADEYLTIFHPVSSNARVLFPSHLKRFEVKMFSFTSGWDALKGQIYFHCSVVIQTGHQTASVADGAFQGNRGLVAVLKGWTVVQ, encoded by the exons ATGAAGTactgttcacatcttaccg acaatgacttctatggagctcgggattaccctgttgtgaagtacttgcgaagacccttgtattttgaggtagagctcctgtacagcagggatccacaggctgaattgtttttggacaactgctgggcaacctattctgctgacaggaatagctctccaaagtgggatgttgttgtggacag ctgtgagaactctgcagatgaatacttgaccatctttcacccagtgtccagcaatgcaagagtgctgttcccttcccatctgaagaggtttgaagtgaaaatgttttccttcacaagcggctgggatgcactgaaaggacag atttacttccactgcagtgttgtgattcaaaccggccatcagacagcctctgtagcagacggtgcattccagggaaacagaggcttg gtcgcagtgctgaagggatggacggtggtgcagtaa